The window TTCTCGGGGGGTTCTTCTTCGGAGAGTCCTTTCAGGACGGTATGAAACTCGCTGGTGTCCTTGAACTTCCTGTACACAGATGCGAATCTCACATACGAAACTTCATCTAAACCTTTCAGTTTCTCCATCACCTTCTGGCCTATGGTTAGTGAGGTGACCTCTGATGATGCGGTCTCTGAGATTTCGAGTTCGATCTGGTCGGCCAGAGACTCTATCTTTTCTGTGGAGATGGGCCTTTTTCTGCAAGCAGTGATCATGCCATCTATCAGCTTTTGTCGATTGAACGGTTCACGCCTGCCGTCCCTCTTGACAACGTTCAAGGGAGTCTTCTCAATGTACTCGTAGGTGGTGAACCGTTCACCACACCTAAGGCACTCTCGCCTCCGTCTTATTGCCTCACCGTCCTTGCTGGAACGGGAATCGACAACCTTATCTTCCTCGTGGCCGCAGTAAGGACACTTCATTTCTTCCTCTCATGTTGTAGATTGACATAATTTCCTACAACATATTGCGGTTTAGTTGAAAAGATATACTTATTCCCTCTCAGACCATCTCAGGTCTAATTGTGGATGACTATGATGTGTTCTTGTCCTGAAGGGTCTTTCTTGTAGATGGGTGTGCCTTCTGTTCCGAAGGTGATCAGTCCGTAGTCCGTTGCCAGAGTCTCCCCAGGGGGAATGAACCATCCCACCGAGATCCATCCTGGTGAGCCTTGTTGCCTGCCGTTAGCTCCTTTTGGATGGTCATCCCTGCTGTCGGTTATGTTACTGTACATCACCCATTTTATGTTCTTCTTGGCCAGGGCCTCGCCTGTGTAGGGGTTTTGCGGATATTGACCAGGAGTCTGGTTCTCTGCACTTCCTCCTTCAAGATATGGCCCTATGCTATCAGGAGAAGTAGGATATACCCCATTGTGGTAAACGGTGTACTTTTCTATTGCTGCCTTATATACATAAAGATTGTAGACAGCGTCTGACTGACGTATTTCCGCCTTGTTAGCCTGATACCGGGGGCGCTCAAGAATGTAAATCAATGCAGCAGCAGCAACGACGATTGCTATTTCAACAAGCGGGAACTTGCGCCTCACCTTGTGCTCCTTTCCTTTACACCAAAG is drawn from candidate division TA06 bacterium and contains these coding sequences:
- the nrdR gene encoding transcriptional repressor NrdR; the encoded protein is MKCPYCGHEEDKVVDSRSSKDGEAIRRRRECLRCGERFTTYEYIEKTPLNVVKRDGRREPFNRQKLIDGMITACRKRPISTEKIESLADQIELEISETASSEVTSLTIGQKVMEKLKGLDEVSYVRFASVYRKFKDTSEFHTVLKGLSEEEPPE